Proteins encoded in a region of the Moritella marina ATCC 15381 genome:
- a CDS encoding class I SAM-dependent methyltransferase, whose translation MQGLIAQYTDANEDSRLTRQFIAQMEFDTTMDVLKTYLVPEVKVIELGAATGRYSLNFAKMGYDTTAVELVPDQVNILRRKAKDQGLTLSIHEGNACSVPFIESNSHDLCVILGPLYHLHTQELREQAITEAYRILKPNGVLAIAYISRYFVAGMFAQQYPELVTPEVLSTLLESGLVPTPLADSFFNVGYFATPTEVETLITAGGFSTLRHVATDGFNRYISSGVNNFTTEQYQTWLNYHLKTCDEPSLLGASNHGLLLARKINE comes from the coding sequence TTGCAAGGATTAATCGCACAATATACCGATGCTAATGAAGATAGCCGCCTTACTCGGCAGTTCATTGCGCAAATGGAATTTGATACCACGATGGACGTGTTGAAAACGTATCTAGTTCCTGAAGTAAAAGTCATTGAACTTGGCGCTGCTACGGGACGTTATTCGCTTAACTTCGCCAAAATGGGTTATGATACAACGGCTGTTGAATTGGTTCCTGACCAAGTTAATATTTTGCGACGTAAAGCCAAAGATCAAGGTTTAACACTTTCTATTCATGAAGGTAATGCTTGTTCTGTGCCCTTTATTGAAAGTAACTCACATGATCTTTGCGTTATTCTCGGACCTCTATATCACTTACATACTCAAGAACTGCGTGAGCAAGCTATCACAGAGGCTTATCGAATTCTTAAGCCGAATGGAGTACTAGCAATTGCTTATATATCGCGCTATTTCGTTGCTGGCATGTTTGCTCAACAATATCCGGAATTGGTGACTCCTGAGGTTCTATCCACACTTCTAGAATCAGGTTTGGTGCCAACGCCATTAGCTGATAGCTTTTTTAATGTGGGCTATTTTGCAACGCCAACTGAAGTGGAAACACTAATTACTGCTGGTGGTTTTTCTACATTACGGCATGTGGCGACAGATGGTTTTAATCGATATATCTCGTCAGGGGTTAATAACTTTACCACCGAACAGTACCAAACATGGTTGAACTACCATCTAAAAACATGTGATGAGCCGTCTCTATTAGGAGCAAGTAATCATGGCTTATTACTCGCAAGAAAAATCAACGAATAG
- a CDS encoding GNAT family N-acetyltransferase, whose translation MDIKYRTLKPEDSLQYRHVRLESLKLHPECFGAKYLEQINIQTLYFERLIQDGYESNIMLGAFHGNKLVGLCGVTEVSSDVAEIIQMYVESGYRGKSIGVHLLSLAKQYASTELNVTTLKLAVYPENQSAIRSYEKSGFKMTASTADLTEGELCMVFEIEVLSVSF comes from the coding sequence ATGGATATTAAATACAGAACCTTAAAACCCGAGGATAGCTTGCAGTATCGTCATGTACGCTTAGAGAGCCTCAAGTTACATCCTGAATGTTTTGGTGCTAAATACTTAGAGCAAATTAATATCCAGACATTGTATTTTGAAAGGCTGATCCAAGATGGCTACGAAAGTAACATCATGCTTGGCGCATTTCATGGCAATAAGTTAGTTGGTTTGTGCGGTGTTACTGAGGTGTCGAGTGACGTAGCGGAAATTATTCAAATGTATGTGGAATCAGGTTATCGGGGGAAAAGTATTGGTGTTCATTTACTTTCTCTAGCCAAGCAATATGCCTCAACAGAGCTTAATGTCACAACGCTTAAACTCGCGGTTTATCCAGAAAATCAAAGTGCGATCAGATCTTATGAGAAGTCTGGTTTTAAGATGACGGCGTCGACGGCAGATTTAACTGAGGGTGAGCTTTGCATGGTGTTCGAGATTGAAGTATTAAGCGTGAGTTTTTAG
- a CDS encoding LysE family translocator, which produces MNDILAFSLIALLLVISPGPNGVLILKTASAQGKQASILNIWGLTVATFFHGALSIFGFSALLMQSTDLYFIVKILGAGYLFYIGVKAIISSYKTTNNNNETENITKTERKGLSYFNEGFITQILNPKVSMFYLAAFPQFISPDNFSYLNAFSLVSIHASIIFVWFIGVTFAIDRIKSSAKNSKIGNWVQRLSGTAMIYFSSLILTQK; this is translated from the coding sequence GTGAATGACATATTAGCGTTTAGCTTAATCGCTCTACTTCTAGTGATATCACCAGGACCAAATGGGGTGTTAATTTTAAAAACCGCTTCGGCACAAGGAAAGCAGGCTTCAATCCTTAATATTTGGGGATTAACTGTGGCGACGTTTTTCCATGGCGCACTTTCCATTTTTGGTTTTTCAGCCTTGTTGATGCAATCTACCGATCTATATTTCATCGTGAAAATATTGGGTGCAGGGTATTTGTTCTATATTGGTGTTAAAGCCATTATTAGCTCTTATAAAACCACCAATAATAACAACGAAACGGAAAACATAACGAAGACTGAAAGAAAGGGTCTTAGTTATTTTAATGAAGGGTTTATAACGCAAATATTAAATCCAAAGGTATCTATGTTTTATTTAGCAGCCTTTCCTCAATTTATATCACCTGATAACTTCTCATATTTGAATGCATTTTCTTTAGTTTCAATTCATGCAAGCATCATATTCGTATGGTTCATTGGTGTTACTTTCGCAATAGACAGAATAAAGTCATCAGCCAAAAACTCTAAAATTGGTAATTGGGTTCAAAGGTTGTCTGGTACGGCGATGATATATTTCAGCTCTCTGATTTTGACGCAAAAATAA
- a CDS encoding cupin domain-containing protein, translating into MTKSTIQYWNTLALANKSQWEVIADTNGELEQLTLSMDDDTGDYTRLTRFKAGADTSAFGSKYHDYPEEIFIISGRLFDVVFDVWLEAGDYASRPPGEVHGPFICDQECLVLEISFPSQSIVPE; encoded by the coding sequence ATGACTAAAAGCACAATTCAGTATTGGAATACATTAGCCTTGGCGAATAAAAGCCAATGGGAAGTCATTGCGGACACGAATGGCGAACTTGAACAACTGACATTATCTATGGATGATGATACAGGTGATTATACTCGGTTAACTCGTTTTAAAGCGGGCGCAGATACGTCAGCGTTTGGTAGTAAGTATCATGATTATCCAGAAGAGATCTTCATTATCTCAGGGCGTCTTTTCGATGTGGTATTTGATGTGTGGTTAGAAGCGGGGGATTACGCCAGTCGTCCTCCGGGAGAAGTTCATGGGCCGTTTATTTGTGATCAAGAATGTTTAGTTTTAGAAATATCCTTTCCAAGTCAATCAATTGTTCCAGAATGA
- a CDS encoding FMN-binding negative transcriptional regulator, whose amino-acid sequence MHIPRTFKQTDSDTLKDLIVKYPLATLISYSDAGLEANHVPFIFATSQGEDVLQGHVAKANAVWKTLNDNADVLLVFSGPNGYISPNHYPTKQKTGRAVPTWNYIAVHVKGSMQCIHDDTWILNHIAKLSDQHEAGLASPWSINDAPPEYIQKMLPAIVGLELEIVSITGQWKVSQNQPHENQVGVVSGLVAQGGFESLEMADLVNQYIKD is encoded by the coding sequence ATGCACATTCCAAGGACGTTTAAGCAAACAGATAGCGATACATTAAAAGACCTTATTGTTAAATATCCATTAGCGACGCTAATCAGTTACTCGGATGCTGGCTTAGAGGCTAACCATGTTCCCTTTATATTCGCCACTTCTCAGGGCGAAGATGTACTGCAAGGTCACGTTGCTAAAGCCAATGCTGTATGGAAAACGTTAAACGATAACGCGGACGTGTTGCTTGTTTTCAGTGGGCCAAACGGCTATATCTCCCCAAACCATTATCCAACGAAGCAAAAAACGGGCAGGGCAGTGCCGACATGGAATTATATAGCTGTTCATGTAAAAGGCTCGATGCAGTGTATTCATGATGATACCTGGATCTTAAACCACATAGCTAAGCTTAGTGACCAACATGAAGCGGGCCTAGCGAGCCCTTGGTCAATCAATGATGCGCCACCTGAATATATCCAAAAAATGTTACCCGCTATTGTTGGCTTGGAGCTTGAAATTGTATCAATAACGGGTCAATGGAAAGTAAGTCAAAATCAACCGCATGAAAATCAAGTCGGAGTTGTTTCTGGGCTGGTGGCTCAGGGTGGTTTTGAATCGTTAGAAATGGCTGATTTAGTGAATCAGTATATCAAAGATTAA
- a CDS encoding GNAT family N-acetyltransferase yields the protein MEEIKVRHSEPEDGLAIRDIYACKNAYSGTLQLPNPSVKGWSERMANVPANVYSFVAEINGEIVGNIGFEVCSNMRRRHVGSFGMGVKDHCQGKGVGCALLGNIIDLADNWLNIMRIELTVYTDNHSAIALYEKFGFVIEGESKAFAFRNGQYVNVYHMARFNNHS from the coding sequence ATGGAAGAAATCAAAGTAAGACATTCAGAACCCGAAGATGGCTTGGCCATTCGTGATATTTACGCCTGTAAAAATGCTTACAGTGGCACGCTGCAATTACCTAATCCATCGGTGAAGGGGTGGTCGGAACGTATGGCCAATGTACCTGCTAACGTCTATTCCTTTGTCGCCGAGATCAATGGTGAAATTGTTGGTAATATTGGCTTTGAAGTATGCAGTAATATGCGTCGACGTCATGTAGGCTCATTTGGTATGGGAGTGAAAGATCATTGCCAAGGTAAAGGTGTAGGTTGTGCCTTACTGGGTAATATTATTGATTTGGCGGATAACTGGCTTAATATTATGCGTATTGAATTAACGGTTTATACAGATAATCATTCTGCAATTGCATTGTATGAAAAATTTGGTTTCGTCATTGAAGGTGAGTCGAAAGCGTTTGCGTTTAGAAATGGCCAATATGTGAATGTTTATCATATGGCGCGATTTAATAACCATTCGTGA
- a CDS encoding HAD family hydrolase has product MFIIWRDLITIRDDNVAESMMAKIYLFDWGGTLMVNPPEMKGKMCEWEHVEAITGAHDTLALLSQQGCKLYVATGAGDSSEADIVAAFKRVGLDEYILGYFCQSNLGIGKGTAAYYQAIVDALGIDASEITMVGDILHRDIEPAIEAGLNAIWYTPDAPREEVSSDYQQVIHLSELCEL; this is encoded by the coding sequence ATGTTTATCATATGGCGCGATTTAATAACCATTCGTGATGATAATGTAGCGGAGAGCATGATGGCTAAGATTTATCTATTTGATTGGGGTGGCACTTTGATGGTTAACCCGCCTGAAATGAAAGGTAAAATGTGCGAGTGGGAACATGTAGAAGCGATTACTGGTGCACATGATACGTTGGCATTATTGTCACAACAGGGCTGTAAACTTTACGTTGCGACTGGTGCAGGTGATTCAAGTGAAGCGGATATTGTTGCTGCGTTTAAGCGTGTTGGTTTGGATGAATATATATTAGGATATTTTTGCCAATCGAATCTGGGTATCGGTAAGGGAACGGCAGCTTATTATCAAGCCATCGTTGATGCGCTTGGCATTGATGCAAGCGAGATCACCATGGTCGGAGATATATTACATCGCGATATAGAACCTGCTATTGAGGCTGGTTTAAATGCGATCTGGTATACACCTGATGCACCACGGGAAGAAGTTAGCAGTGATTATCAGCAGGTTATACATCTCAGTGAATTATGTGAGCTTTAA
- a CDS encoding peptidylprolyl isomerase — MIIFTTNLGDIEIELNMEKAPVTSKNFIRYCKEGFYEGTIFHRVIKDFMIQGGGFTEKMQEKSTRPAIANEANRGLKNIIGSIAMARTDSPHSATSQFFINLDDNNFLDHTATTNAGWGYTAFGKVTAGMDVVNMIAFSRTTTVKGHEDVPSEAIVIKKVRIK, encoded by the coding sequence ATGATTATTTTTACCACAAACTTAGGTGACATTGAAATTGAACTCAATATGGAGAAAGCGCCTGTCACATCGAAAAATTTTATCCGCTATTGTAAAGAAGGCTTTTATGAAGGCACTATTTTCCATCGCGTGATTAAAGATTTCATGATCCAAGGTGGTGGTTTCACTGAAAAAATGCAAGAAAAGTCAACACGGCCAGCGATTGCTAACGAAGCAAACCGTGGCCTTAAGAACATCATTGGTAGCATTGCCATGGCCCGTACAGACTCTCCACATTCAGCAACATCTCAATTCTTCATTAACTTAGATGATAATAACTTTTTGGACCATACAGCCACTACAAATGCAGGTTGGGGTTACACCGCGTTTGGTAAAGTGACAGCTGGGATGGATGTGGTGAACATGATCGCCTTTTCTAGAACGACCACAGTGAAAGGCCATGAAGATGTGCCAAGCGAAGCCATTGTTATTAAGAAAGTGAGGATAAAGTAA
- a CDS encoding DMT family transporter: MPIQFIYNVPVGVRFMLMSALAFAIMTACVKLVSTHGIPVFEIVAARAIVSLIISYVDVRRKGLSVWGHNKQLLIARGAVGSLALICVYYAVTTLPLAEATILQYLHPVFTALLALVFLKERIQRSTIVCILCCILGLVLIVSPEITLSASNELPLFSVAVALMGALGSAIAYVIVKRLSNTEDSSVIIFYFPLMALPLSVFLLGDDFVMPDAEALILLILIGIFTQIGQVGLTKAMKTEVASKATAYSYIQVVFSIIFGWLLFSEVPSIWTWAGGALIIIGALINVFGSFNRRGVKV; this comes from the coding sequence ATGCCTATTCAATTTATATACAATGTCCCCGTCGGTGTCAGGTTCATGCTGATGTCTGCATTGGCGTTTGCGATCATGACGGCTTGCGTTAAGTTAGTCAGTACCCATGGCATTCCTGTCTTTGAAATTGTAGCGGCAAGAGCGATCGTGTCATTGATTATTAGCTATGTCGATGTGCGTCGAAAAGGGTTATCCGTTTGGGGACATAATAAACAATTATTGATAGCGCGCGGTGCCGTTGGTTCTTTAGCGCTTATCTGTGTCTACTACGCCGTGACGACATTGCCTTTAGCCGAGGCGACTATTTTGCAGTATTTACATCCTGTCTTTACCGCGTTACTTGCCTTGGTGTTTCTTAAAGAGCGTATTCAACGCTCGACTATTGTGTGTATTTTGTGTTGTATTCTTGGTTTAGTGCTTATTGTTAGTCCTGAAATAACATTGTCAGCGAGCAACGAATTACCTTTATTTAGTGTGGCTGTTGCACTCATGGGGGCGTTAGGCAGTGCTATTGCGTATGTGATCGTAAAGCGTCTTAGTAACACTGAAGATAGTTCGGTGATCATATTTTATTTCCCTCTGATGGCATTACCTTTATCCGTATTTTTGTTAGGGGATGATTTTGTTATGCCAGATGCCGAAGCATTGATATTACTTATCTTGATTGGTATTTTTACTCAAATTGGTCAGGTCGGATTAACGAAAGCGATGAAAACTGAAGTCGCAAGCAAAGCGACAGCTTATTCCTATATACAAGTGGTGTTCTCTATCATATTTGGTTGGTTATTGTTTAGTGAAGTACCCTCTATATGGACTTGGGCAGGTGGTGCTTTGATTATTATCGGCGCGTTAATTAACGTATTTGGTAGCTTTAATCGCCGCGGAGTAAAAGTCTAA
- the serC gene encoding 3-phosphoserine/phosphohydroxythreonine transaminase, producing MSRTYNFCAGPAMLPAAVMEQAQKEFINWNNTGVSVMELSHRSKDYMAVATAAEQDLRDLLAIPDNYKVIFSQGGGRGQFAAVPLNILGDKNQADYLLTGQWSKSAVVEGKKYCQVNESSILMPSTYGMVAVKPASQWQVSSKDTAYVHYCPNETIEGIEINDIPETGDIPLVADMSSNILSKPLDISKFGIVYAGAQKNIGPSGLGVVIVRDDLLDKARQETPSIFNYKLMAENDSMFNTPPTYSWYLAGLVFKWLKAQGGLTAIAEINAEKAKLLYDYVDSSDFYGNNVAAGNRSKMNVPFTLASSELDTAFLQQSQEANLMALKGHRIVGGMRASIYNAMPIEGVKALIGFMEKFERAQR from the coding sequence ATGAGTCGGACATATAACTTTTGCGCTGGTCCCGCAATGTTGCCAGCTGCAGTGATGGAACAAGCCCAAAAAGAATTTATTAATTGGAATAATACCGGTGTATCGGTAATGGAATTGAGCCATCGTAGTAAAGACTACATGGCTGTTGCTACTGCGGCAGAGCAAGATTTACGTGATTTGTTAGCCATTCCAGATAACTACAAAGTTATTTTCTCACAAGGTGGTGGCCGCGGTCAGTTTGCTGCTGTACCACTCAATATCCTTGGCGATAAAAACCAAGCTGATTACTTATTAACAGGTCAATGGTCAAAGTCAGCGGTTGTTGAGGGCAAGAAGTATTGCCAAGTGAATGAATCAAGTATTCTCATGCCAAGTACCTATGGTATGGTTGCTGTTAAGCCTGCATCACAATGGCAAGTTTCAAGTAAAGATACTGCTTATGTTCACTACTGCCCGAACGAAACCATTGAAGGTATTGAAATTAATGATATTCCAGAAACTGGTGATATCCCATTAGTGGCTGATATGTCATCAAATATCCTGTCTAAACCATTAGATATTAGCAAGTTCGGTATTGTTTATGCTGGCGCACAAAAGAACATCGGGCCATCGGGGTTAGGTGTGGTCATTGTACGTGATGATTTACTCGACAAAGCCAGACAAGAAACGCCATCAATTTTCAACTACAAACTAATGGCTGAAAACGATTCAATGTTTAACACGCCTCCGACTTATTCTTGGTATTTAGCCGGACTGGTATTTAAATGGCTAAAAGCACAAGGCGGCCTGACAGCTATTGCAGAGATTAATGCGGAAAAAGCTAAATTATTGTATGACTATGTTGATAGCAGTGATTTCTACGGAAATAATGTAGCTGCAGGTAACCGTTCTAAAATGAATGTACCGTTTACATTAGCATCGAGCGAACTCGATACGGCATTTTTGCAGCAATCTCAAGAGGCGAATTTGATGGCGTTAAAAGGCCATCGTATCGTTGGTGGTATGCGCGCGAGTATTTATAATGCTATGCCAATCGAAGGTGTTAAAGCGCTTATCGGTTTTATGGAAAAATTTGAGCGCGCACAGCGCTAA
- the hisC gene encoding histidinol-phosphate transaminase, which translates to MSCDFFALANTGVQGLHPYQAGKPTDELERELGLTNIVKLASNENPLGVGELVKAALEQQLAGITRYPDANGFYLKQALADKYDLAPALFTLGNGSNDVLELIARSFVTPEHEVIFAQHAFVVYPLVTQAIGATGVAVPAKDWGHDLPAMLAAITERTRLIFIANPNNPTGTFLTAEALYAFLTQVPKEVIVVLDEAYFEYVDKELQAPSITWLTEFSNLIITRTFSKAYGLAGLRVGYSMSHPDIADILNRVRQPFNCNSFALAAAQAALSDHDFLTASVALNNQQRAVLETFFSDQGIGYIPSKGNFITVELTQDPAAVYQALLHKGVIVRPVAGYGLTKHLRVSIGTALENETFMQALLAVLIELDAQ; encoded by the coding sequence ATGAGTTGTGATTTTTTTGCTTTAGCAAATACAGGGGTACAAGGTTTACACCCTTATCAAGCGGGAAAGCCGACTGATGAATTAGAGCGTGAATTAGGGTTAACTAATATTGTTAAATTAGCATCTAACGAGAACCCATTAGGTGTTGGTGAGTTAGTTAAAGCAGCGTTAGAGCAGCAGTTAGCGGGTATCACACGATATCCAGACGCGAATGGCTTTTATCTAAAACAAGCATTGGCAGATAAATACGATCTTGCGCCTGCACTGTTTACCTTAGGTAATGGTTCAAATGATGTGCTCGAACTCATCGCTCGCAGCTTTGTGACGCCTGAACACGAAGTGATTTTTGCTCAGCATGCTTTTGTCGTGTATCCATTAGTGACACAAGCAATTGGCGCGACAGGTGTTGCGGTACCAGCGAAAGATTGGGGGCATGATCTTCCGGCGATGTTAGCAGCAATTACAGAACGCACGCGTCTTATCTTTATTGCTAACCCAAATAATCCAACGGGTACATTTTTAACGGCGGAAGCGTTATATGCATTCTTAACACAAGTGCCAAAAGAGGTGATCGTGGTACTCGACGAAGCGTATTTCGAGTATGTAGATAAAGAACTGCAAGCACCGTCGATTACTTGGTTAACGGAATTTTCGAACCTCATCATTACACGTACTTTCTCTAAAGCCTATGGTCTTGCAGGTTTACGTGTGGGTTATAGCATGTCACACCCTGATATCGCTGATATTTTAAATCGTGTACGTCAGCCATTTAATTGTAATAGTTTTGCATTGGCGGCCGCGCAAGCTGCTTTGTCTGATCATGATTTTTTAACCGCGAGTGTGGCATTAAATAATCAGCAGCGTGCAGTACTCGAAACATTTTTCAGTGACCAAGGTATTGGCTATATTCCATCAAAAGGTAATTTCATTACGGTGGAACTTACTCAAGATCCTGCAGCAGTTTATCAAGCATTATTGCATAAAGGGGTCATTGTGCGCCCTGTTGCGGGTTATGGTCTAACCAAGCATTTACGTGTAAGTATTGGTACAGCGCTTGAGAATGAAACATTTATGCAAGCCTTACTCGCTGTGTTGATTGAATTAGACGCGCAGTAA
- the aroA gene encoding 3-phosphoshikimate 1-carboxyvinyltransferase, with the protein MEKLTLQPIGQVSGTINLPGSKSVSNRALLLAALAEGTTRLTNLLDSDDIRHMLNALTKLGVQYDLSACKTICTVTGLGRAFSVTEKLELFLGNAGTAMRPLCAALCLSDGEFELTGEPRMEERPIGSLVDSLRQAGADVTYLKNIDYPPVLIKGTGLKGGHIKIDGSVSSQFLTAFLMAAPLAENDTTIEIIGELVSKPYIEITLHIMQQFGITVSHDNYQMFTIKGQQTYQAAGDFLVEGDASSASYFLAAAAIKGGKIRVTGIGKQSIQGDIQFADVIEAMGGKITWADSYIEAEVGELKAVDLDMNHIPDAAMTIATTALFAKGTTVIRNVYNWRVKETDRLAAMATELRKVGAVVEEGNDYIKITPPAQLIHAAIDTYNDHRMAMCFSLVALSDTPVTINDPGCTSKTFPDYFDRFVGLVQA; encoded by the coding sequence ATGGAAAAATTAACATTACAACCAATTGGCCAAGTATCAGGCACTATTAACTTACCAGGCTCTAAAAGCGTTTCAAACCGTGCATTATTACTTGCGGCGTTAGCTGAAGGCACGACGCGTTTAACTAATTTATTAGACAGTGATGATATTCGTCATATGTTGAACGCACTGACAAAGCTCGGTGTGCAGTATGATTTGTCTGCCTGTAAGACTATCTGTACCGTCACCGGATTAGGGCGTGCATTTTCGGTCACTGAAAAGCTAGAGTTGTTTTTAGGTAATGCTGGCACGGCTATGCGACCTTTATGTGCGGCATTATGTTTGAGTGACGGTGAGTTTGAACTTACTGGTGAACCACGCATGGAAGAGCGCCCAATTGGTAGTTTAGTTGATAGTTTACGCCAAGCTGGCGCAGACGTTACTTATTTAAAAAATATTGATTACCCACCGGTATTAATTAAAGGCACAGGTCTTAAAGGTGGCCATATTAAGATTGATGGCAGTGTGTCAAGCCAATTCTTAACGGCATTTTTAATGGCAGCACCTTTGGCTGAAAATGACACGACGATTGAAATTATCGGCGAATTAGTTTCAAAACCGTATATTGAAATTACGCTGCACATTATGCAACAGTTCGGTATCACGGTAAGCCACGATAATTATCAAATGTTTACTATTAAAGGTCAGCAAACATACCAAGCTGCAGGTGACTTCTTAGTTGAAGGCGATGCATCTTCTGCGTCTTATTTTCTTGCTGCAGCGGCAATCAAAGGCGGTAAGATCCGCGTAACGGGTATTGGTAAGCAATCAATCCAAGGCGATATTCAGTTTGCTGATGTCATTGAAGCCATGGGCGGTAAAATCACTTGGGCGGATAGTTATATTGAAGCGGAAGTGGGAGAGTTGAAGGCGGTTGATTTAGATATGAACCACATTCCTGATGCGGCGATGACCATTGCGACCACTGCATTGTTTGCAAAAGGTACGACAGTGATCCGTAATGTATACAACTGGCGCGTGAAAGAAACTGACCGTTTAGCGGCGATGGCGACTGAGTTACGCAAAGTTGGCGCAGTAGTAGAAGAGGGTAATGATTATATTAAAATCACTCCGCCAGCACAGCTGATCCATGCTGCTATTGATACTTATAATGATCACCGTATGGCTATGTGCTTTTCACTTGTGGCACTGAGTGATACACCCGTTACGATTAATGATCCTGGTTGTACGTCAAAAACTTTCCCTGATTATTTCGACCGCTTTGTTGGTCTAGTGCAAGCATAA
- the cmk gene encoding (d)CMP kinase: MTAVAPIITVDGPSGSGKGTLCQLLAAKLGWHILDSGAIYRVLALAAMHHDVNLDNEMGLTALAANLDVRFVPTADGLQVILEGENVSREIRTEEAGFAASRAAVYPAVRAALLQRQRDFRTAPGLIADGRDMGTVVFIDAPVKIFLDASAEERAVRRFNQLQDKGFDVSMSALLEEIEKRDHQDRNRLVAPLKPADDALVIDSTSMSIEDVVASVLAFAEGKI, translated from the coding sequence ATGACCGCAGTAGCACCAATTATTACAGTCGATGGGCCGAGTGGCTCTGGTAAAGGTACTTTATGCCAATTACTTGCGGCTAAGCTAGGTTGGCATATACTAGATAGTGGTGCCATTTATCGTGTTTTAGCATTAGCGGCGATGCACCATGATGTTAATTTAGACAACGAAATGGGGCTGACTGCACTTGCAGCTAACCTCGACGTGCGTTTCGTCCCAACTGCTGATGGGTTACAAGTTATCCTAGAAGGCGAAAATGTATCACGTGAAATTCGTACTGAAGAAGCGGGCTTTGCAGCCTCTCGTGCAGCGGTTTACCCTGCTGTGCGTGCAGCATTATTACAGCGTCAACGTGACTTCCGCACGGCTCCTGGTCTGATTGCAGATGGTCGTGATATGGGTACCGTGGTATTCATTGATGCGCCTGTAAAAATATTTTTAGACGCTTCTGCTGAAGAAAGGGCCGTTCGCCGCTTTAATCAGTTGCAAGACAAAGGCTTCGATGTTAGCATGTCAGCCCTTCTGGAAGAGATCGAGAAGCGAGATCATCAAGATCGCAACCGATTGGTCGCTCCATTAAAGCCTGCAGACGATGCACTGGTTATCGATTCGACATCTATGTCAATCGAAGACGTAGTTGCAAGTGTGCTGGCTTTTGCAGAAGGTAAAATTTAA